CGTCAAGCCGCTGTACACCGCGGAGGATGTGCAGACCGACCCCGGCCTGCCCGGTTTCGCGCCCTTCACGCGCGGCGTGCGCGCATCGATGTATGCCGGGCGGCCGTGGACGATCCGGCAATATGCGGGTTTCTCGACCGCCGAGGAATCGAACGCCTTTTATCGCCGCAACCTTGCGGCGGGGCAGAAGGGCCTGTCGGTCGCTTTCGACCTCGCGACGCACCGCGGTTATGATAGCGACCATCCGCGCGTCGTCGGCGACGTCGGCAAGGCGGGGGTCGCGATCGACAGCGTCGAGGACATGAAGATCCTGTTCGACGGCATCCCGCTCGACCAGATGTCGGTGTCGATGACGATGAACGGCGCGGTGATCCCGATCCTCGCCTTCTTCATCGTCGCGGGCGAGGAGCAGGGGGTCGACCGCAAGCTGCTCGACGGGACCATCCAGAATGACATCCTGAAGGAGTTCATGGTCCGCAACACCTATATCTACCCGCCCGAGCCGAGCATGCGGATCATCTCGGACATTTTCGGTTACACCAGCCGCGAGATGCCGAAGTTCAACAGCATCTCGATTTCGGGCTACCATATGCAGGAAGCCGGCGCGACGCAGGTGCAGGAGCTGGCGTTCACCATCGCCGATGGCGCCGAATATGTGCGCTATGGCGTCGCCAGCGGCCTCGACATCGACAAGTTCGCCGGGCGCCTGTCCTTCTTCTTCGCGATCGGCATGAACTTCTTCATGGAGATCGCGAAGCTGCGCGCCGCGCGCGTGCTTTGGCACCGCGTGATGACCAACCTCGGCGCCAAGGACGAGCGGTCGAAGATGCTGCGCACCCACTGTCAGACGTCGGGGGTCTCGCTCACCGAGCAGGATCCATACAACAATGTGATGCGCACGACGATCGAGGCGATGGCCGCGATGCTCGGCGGGACGCAGTCGCTGCACACCAACGCGCTTGACGAAGCGATCGCGCTGCCGACCGACTTCTCGGCGCGCATCGCGCGCAACACGCAGATCGTCATTCAGGAAGAGACCGGGATGACCAAGGTCGTCGACCCGCTCGGCGGCAGCTATTATGTCGAAGCGCTGACGCAGGAACTCGTCGACAAGGCGTGGGAGATTATCGAGCGCGTCGAGAAGGAAGGCGGCATGGCGAAGGCCGTGGCCGCGGGCTGGCCCAAGGCGATGATCGAGACGGCTGCTGCTGCACGGCAGGCGCGCGTCGACCGCGGCGACGATGTGATCGTCGGGGTGAACAAATATCGCCTGAAGGACGAAGACCTTCTCGAAACGCTGGAAGTCGACAACACCAAGGTCCGCGAGGCGCAGGTCGCGCGGATCAACAAGACCAAGGCGGCGCGTGACGAAGCGGCATGCCAGGCGGCACTGAAGGCGTTGCGCGATGCCGCGGCGGGCGAGCAATCGATCGAGAACAACCTTCTCGCGCATGCGGTCGAGGCCGCCCGCGCCCGCGCGACGCTCGGCGAGATTTCGTCGGCGATGGAAGAGAGCTTCGAGCGTTACGGTACGCAGCCGACCCCGGTGAAAGGCGTCTATGCCGCGCCCTATGAAGGCGACAACCGCTGGCAGCAGGTTCTGGACGGCGTGAAAGCGGTCGAACGCCGGATGGGACGCAAACCGAAGCTGCTCGTCGCGAAGATGGGGCAGGACGGTCACGACCGCGGCGCCAACGTCATTGCCTCGGCCTTTGGTGACATGGGCTTCGACGTCGTCTCCGGTCCGCTCTTCCAGACGCCTGAGGAAACCGTCGTGCTCGCGCTCGACAGCGGCGTCGACGTCGTCGGCGCGTCGAGCCTCGCCGCGGGCCACAAGACCTTGATCCCCGAACTGATCGGCAAATTGAAGGAAGCCGGGCGCGGAGACATCAAGGTGATCGCGGGCGGCGTCATTCCGCCGCAGGACTATCAATATCTCCGCGACGCCGGCGTGCAGGGTATTTATGGCCCCGGCAGCAATGTCGTCGAATGCGCCGCCGACG
This DNA window, taken from Sphingopyxis sp. YR583, encodes the following:
- the scpA gene encoding methylmalonyl-CoA mutase — its product is MTDKPTIDQWAAAADKEVKGKNLTWATPEGIDVKPLYTAEDVQTDPGLPGFAPFTRGVRASMYAGRPWTIRQYAGFSTAEESNAFYRRNLAAGQKGLSVAFDLATHRGYDSDHPRVVGDVGKAGVAIDSVEDMKILFDGIPLDQMSVSMTMNGAVIPILAFFIVAGEEQGVDRKLLDGTIQNDILKEFMVRNTYIYPPEPSMRIISDIFGYTSREMPKFNSISISGYHMQEAGATQVQELAFTIADGAEYVRYGVASGLDIDKFAGRLSFFFAIGMNFFMEIAKLRAARVLWHRVMTNLGAKDERSKMLRTHCQTSGVSLTEQDPYNNVMRTTIEAMAAMLGGTQSLHTNALDEAIALPTDFSARIARNTQIVIQEETGMTKVVDPLGGSYYVEALTQELVDKAWEIIERVEKEGGMAKAVAAGWPKAMIETAAAARQARVDRGDDVIVGVNKYRLKDEDLLETLEVDNTKVREAQVARINKTKAARDEAACQAALKALRDAAAGEQSIENNLLAHAVEAARARATLGEISSAMEESFERYGTQPTPVKGVYAAPYEGDNRWQQVLDGVKAVERRMGRKPKLLVAKMGQDGHDRGANVIASAFGDMGFDVVSGPLFQTPEETVVLALDSGVDVVGASSLAAGHKTLIPELIGKLKEAGRGDIKVIAGGVIPPQDYQYLRDAGVQGIYGPGSNVVECAADVLRLLGHNMPPLEDAA